In Mycteria americana isolate JAX WOST 10 ecotype Jacksonville Zoo and Gardens chromosome 3, USCA_MyAme_1.0, whole genome shotgun sequence, a single genomic region encodes these proteins:
- the CALM2 gene encoding calmodulin-2, with protein sequence MADQLTEEQIAEFKEAFSLFDKDGDGTITTKELGTVMRSLGQNPTEAELQDMINEVDADGNGTIDFPEFLTMMARKMKDTDSEEEIREAFRVFDKDGNGYISAAELRHVMTNLGEKLTDEEVDEMIREADIDGDGQVNYEEFVQMMTAK encoded by the exons AATTCAAAGAAGCTTTTTCACTATTTGATAAGGATGGTGATGGTACTATAACTACAAAGGAGTTGGGGACAGTGATGAGATCGCTTGGTCAAAACCCCACAGAAGCAGAGCTACAGGATATGATCAATGAAGTAGATGCTGATG GCAATGGCACAATTGACTTTCCAGAGTTTCTGACAATGATggcaagaaaaatgaaagatacagATAGTGAAGAGGAAATTAGAGAAGCGTTCCGTGTGTTTGACAAG gaTGGTAACGGTTACATTAGTGCTGCAGAACTCCGTCATGTGATGACAAATCTTGGGGAGAAGCTAACAGATGAAGAAGTTGATGAAATGATTAGGGAAGCAGACATTGATGGTGATGGTCAAGTAAACTATGAAG AGTTTGTACAAATGATGACAGCGAAGTGA